Proteins encoded by one window of Gordonia jinghuaiqii:
- the mshA gene encoding D-inositol-3-phosphate glycosyltransferase produces the protein MTSSPLPRRVALISVHTSPLAQPGTGDAGGLNVYVWQTAIRLARRGVEVEIFTRATSSTDAPTVAAAPGVTVRHVVAGPFEGLDKRDLPAQLCAFTAGVLRAEAAQAPGHYDVIHSHYWLSGQVGWLARDRWGVPLVHTAHTLAAVKNAALADGDTAEPQLRVIGEQQVVGEADRLVANTETEAAELLSMYDAAGERIDVVTPGADLDCYTPGSSSAARAALGLDPDETIVTFVGRIQPLKAPDLLVSAAAPLIAEAAATGRKLRVLVVGGPSGSGLQRPTALMEQVAALGISDSVTFLPPQPSDRLVQVYRASDVVAVPSHSESFGLVAIEAQACGTPVIAANVGGLGVAVADGRTGVLVNGHAVGDWTNALEKLLAQPDLLRELGQNARLHAEQFSWEHTVDQLIESYGRAMTSFAERRDADRAGAAVAPGGSTRVRRRWRRRRSRASV, from the coding sequence ATGACCTCGAGCCCGTTGCCGCGGCGTGTCGCGCTGATCTCCGTGCACACGTCGCCGCTGGCGCAACCGGGCACCGGGGACGCCGGCGGCCTGAACGTCTACGTCTGGCAGACGGCCATCCGGCTGGCGCGACGCGGCGTCGAGGTCGAGATCTTCACGCGGGCGACTTCCTCGACCGACGCGCCCACGGTCGCGGCCGCACCCGGTGTGACGGTCCGGCACGTGGTCGCGGGGCCCTTCGAGGGGCTCGACAAGCGTGATCTGCCCGCGCAGCTGTGTGCCTTCACCGCCGGGGTGCTGCGCGCCGAGGCCGCCCAGGCGCCGGGTCATTACGACGTGATCCACTCGCACTACTGGCTTTCGGGGCAGGTCGGTTGGCTCGCCCGTGACCGGTGGGGCGTGCCGCTGGTGCACACCGCGCACACGTTGGCGGCGGTCAAGAACGCGGCGCTGGCGGACGGGGACACCGCTGAACCGCAGCTCCGCGTGATCGGTGAGCAACAGGTCGTCGGCGAGGCCGACCGTCTGGTGGCGAACACCGAAACCGAAGCAGCCGAACTCCTCTCGATGTACGACGCCGCCGGGGAGCGTATCGACGTGGTGACGCCCGGGGCCGATCTGGACTGCTACACGCCGGGCTCCTCGTCGGCCGCCCGCGCGGCGCTGGGGCTCGACCCCGACGAGACGATCGTGACCTTCGTCGGACGCATCCAGCCTCTCAAGGCGCCGGACCTGCTGGTCTCGGCGGCCGCGCCGCTGATCGCCGAGGCTGCCGCCACCGGCCGCAAGCTGCGTGTGCTGGTGGTGGGCGGGCCGTCGGGTTCCGGGCTCCAGCGGCCGACAGCGTTGATGGAACAGGTTGCCGCACTGGGGATCTCCGACTCGGTGACGTTCCTGCCGCCGCAGCCCTCGGATCGGCTGGTGCAGGTCTACCGGGCGTCGGATGTGGTCGCGGTGCCCAGTCATTCGGAGAGTTTCGGTCTCGTCGCCATCGAGGCGCAGGCGTGCGGAACGCCGGTCATCGCCGCCAACGTGGGCGGTCTCGGGGTGGCCGTCGCCGACGGCCGGACCGGGGTACTCGTCAACGGGCACGCCGTCGGTGACTGGACGAACGCCCTGGAAAAGCTTCTCGCGCAACCGGACCTGCTCCGTGAACTCGGTCAGAACGCCAGATTGCACGCCGAGCAGTTCTCGTGGGAGCACACCGTCGATCAACTCATCGAGAGTTACGGGCGGGCGATGACGTCGTTCGCCGAGCGTCGCGACGCCGACCGGGCCGGCGCGGCTGTGGCGCCGGGCGGATCGACGCGGGTCCGGCGACGCTGGCGGCGACGGCGTTCGCGCGCGAGCGTCTGA
- a CDS encoding YbjN domain-containing protein, producing MSRTEVIDLLEKTLTENEIPYTRKDGGGADIDHVVLELPGERKLKTTVLLSASEHGVRVEAFVCRRPDENHAGVYKYLLKRNRRLYGVAYTIDNTGDIYLVGRISADALSSGEVDRILGQVLEAADGDFNTLLELGFLASIQREWAWRVSRGESLRNLLAFEHLIDKESLPEAGAPLEGRYVPGESVVEGAQSSSEARSGTAD from the coding sequence GTGAGCCGCACCGAGGTCATCGACCTGCTCGAGAAGACACTGACCGAGAACGAGATCCCCTACACGCGCAAGGACGGCGGTGGGGCCGACATCGACCACGTCGTCCTCGAGCTCCCGGGCGAACGCAAACTCAAGACCACGGTGCTGCTGTCGGCCAGCGAGCACGGGGTCCGGGTCGAGGCGTTCGTCTGTCGCAGGCCCGACGAGAACCACGCAGGCGTCTACAAGTACCTGCTGAAGCGCAACCGCCGTTTGTACGGGGTCGCCTACACCATCGACAACACCGGTGACATCTACCTGGTCGGCCGGATCTCGGCGGACGCGCTGAGCTCCGGTGAGGTCGATCGCATCCTGGGGCAGGTCCTCGAGGCCGCCGACGGCGACTTCAACACCCTTCTCGAACTCGGCTTCCTCGCCTCCATCCAGCGGGAGTGGGCGTGGCGGGTCTCGCGCGGTGAATCGCTGCGAAACCTCCTCGCCTTCGAGCATCTCATCGACAAGGAATCGTTACCCGAGGCGGGCGCTCCCCTCGAAGGCCGTTATGTGCCCGGCGAATCGGTCGTCGAGGGTGCGCAGAGTTCGAGCGAGGCCCGGTCCGGCACTGCCGACTGA